One Eremothecium cymbalariae DBVPG#7215 chromosome 2, complete sequence DNA window includes the following coding sequences:
- the TRM7 gene encoding tRNA methyltransferase TRM7 (similar to Ashbya gossypii AGR036W) yields the protein MGKSSKDKRDLYYRKAKEQGFRARSAFKLLQLDDEFHFLDNVDRVVDLCAAPGSWSQVLSRRLFIDGEENCDKKIVAVDLQPMSPIDHVVTLQADITHPRTLGKIMELFKGEKADFVCSDGAPDVTGLHDLDEYVQQQLILSALQLTTCLLRKGGCFVAKIFRGRDIDMLYSQLGYLFNKVICAKPRSSRGTSLESFIVCQDYNPPDGWLPNLDINAPVEDFFEGCSIGRLSLEDKLADYHEQPRDIAQFLSCGGLDSFDSDATYHDLPENSVILAPVQSPTNPPYKKALELKRSGKLTRNI from the coding sequence ATGGGTAAGAGTAGTAAAGATAAACGTGATCTTTATTACAGGAAGGCCAAAGAGCAGGGCTTTCGTGCTCGTTCAGCCTTTAAGTTGTTGCAGTTAGACGATGAGTTCCATTTCCTAGATAATGTTGATCGAGTTGTTGATCTATGCGCTGCTCCTGGGTCGTGGTCTCAGGTATTATCAAGGAGGCTATTTATAGACGGGGAAGAGAATTGTGATAAAAAGATTGTAGCTGTAGATCTGCAGCCCATGTCGCCTATTGATCATGTCGTTACGTTGCAGGCGGATATTACACATCCAAGAACTCTGGGTAAAATAATGGAGCTATTTAAGGGGGAGAAGGCTGACTTTGTTTGTAGTGACGGGGCGCCAGATGTGACTGGTCTTCATGACTTGGATGAATATGTTCAGCAACAGCTAATTTTGAGCGCTTTACAATTAACAACCTGTCTGTTACGTAAAGGGGGGTGTTTCGTTGCGAAAATCTTTAGAGGTAGAGATATCGATATGTTATACTCACAACTTggttatttatttaataaGGTTATCTGTGCTAAACCCAGATCCTCTCGTGGTACATCGCTGGAGAGTTTTATCGTATGCCAAGATTACAATCCTCCAGACGGATGGCTTCCAAACTTAGATATCAATGCCCCTGTTGAAGACTTCTTTGAAGGCTGCTCTATAGGTAGACTTTCTCTGGAGGATAAATTGGCAGATTATCATGAACAACCGCGTGATATTGCGCAGTTCTTATCCTGTGGTGGGTTAGATTCTTTTGATAGTGATGCTACTTACCATGATCTACCTGAAAATTCCGTCATTCTGGCTCCGGTTCAGTCGCCAACGAATCCACCTTATAAGAAAGCCTTAGAGCTTAAACGTAGCGGCAAACTGACCAGAAATATATAG
- a CDS encoding amino acid permease (similar to Ashbya gossypii AGR038C), giving the protein MSGTSTEDVKWEKESIREVAESPNIPISGGDGHRDGLFQRIVDSFKRVEGEVRNSSDLEDGEVTSAHSTKLKQNMKTRHVVLMSLGTGIGTGLLVANASSLHFGGPGGLLIGYFFVSIISYIMMQAAGEMAVAYPTLPGNFNAYSSIFISKPFGFATVWLFCIQWTTILPLELITSSIVVKYWTTKINADIFVLIFYLFILCIHFCGARGYGETEFIFNSCKVLMVAGFIIVGILINCGAVGDDGYIGGKYWHEPGAFAAGSGIDRFKGIAYVLVTAYFSYGGMELYALSVNELPNPRKAIPSACAKGVYRILIIYMLTMVIIGFLVPHDSNKLLGSGSSGVHPSPYVLALSLHGIKIVPHIINAVILISVISVGNSAMYSGPRLLCSLAQQGYAPKILDYVDRQGRPLMALIICSVFGLIAFVAASKYEEDIFGWLAAISGLSELFTWTAICLSHFRFRRAMKLQGRSLETLGYRSTTGEWGSLYAVVFNVFVLIAQLWVAMIPMDNGGKFSVKSLFKSCLALPLWLSMAVGYMIVTKNWTILNPLSSISVDSHRRSYDVEVMKQEDLEYKQKMKRSKWYVRMSYTWC; this is encoded by the coding sequence GGAGTCGATCCGAGAAGTGGCAGAGAGTCCTAATATACCGATATCTGGAGGCGACGGCCATCGCGATGGCCTTTTTCAGCGAATTGTGGATTCATTCAAAAGAGTTGAAGGGGAGGTTCGAAACAGCTCTGACCTCGAAGATGGAGAGGTAACATCAGCTCACAGTACAAAGTTAAAACAGAATATGAAAACAAGACATGTAGTGCTCATGTCGCTAGGTACTGGTATTGGTACTGGTTTATTAGTTGCTAATGCGAGTTCTTTGCACTTTGGTGGCCCCGGTGGCTTGTTAATTGGTTATTTTTTCGTTTCCATAATTTCTTACATCATGATGCAAGCGGCAGGTGAAATGGCTGTTGCTTACCCAACCCTGCCAGGTAATTTCAATGCATACTCTTCCATTTTTATTTCGAAACCATTCGGATTTGCCACTGTATGGTTGTTCTGCATCCAGTGGACGACGATCCTGCCGTTAGAATTAATTACATCTTCCATTGTGGTTAAGTATTGGACTACTAAAATAAATGCTGACATATTCGTTTTAATTTTCTATCTCTTTATCCTCTGCATTCATTTCTGTGGCGCCCGTGGATATGGCGAGACGGAGTTTATTTTCAACAGTTGTAAGGTTTTAATGGTTGCAGGGTTCATCATAGTGGGAATACTCATTAATTGCGGCGCTGTTGGCGATGACGGTTATATTGGGGGCAAATATTGGCATGAACCAGGTGCGTTTGCTGCAGGTTCAGGAATTGATAGATTTAAGGGCATTGCATATGTTTTAGTTACTGCATATTTCTCATACGGCGGTATGGAACTTTATGCGTTGTCTGTGAATGAACTTCCAAATCCAAGGAAGGCAATTCCAAGTGCATGTGCTAAAGGGGTATATCGTATTCTCATTATTTACATGTTGACTATGGTTATAATTGGGTTTTTAGTTCCACATGATTCTAATAAATTATTGGGATCGGGGTCATCTGGTGTCCATCCTTCACCTTACGTTCTTGCTCTTTCGTTACATGGCATCAAGATTGTTCCACATATCATCAACGCAGTTATCCTCATATCTGTGATATCTGTTGGAAACTCTGCCATGTATTCTGGTCCAAGATTGTTGTGTTCCTTAGCCCAACAAGGCTACGCTCCCAAAATACTTGATTATGTTGACAGACAGGGTAGGCCACTAATGGCTTTAATTATTTGTTCAGTTTTTGGATTGATTGCATTTGTTGCTGCTTCAAAATACGAGGAAGACATATTCGGTTGGTTGGCAGCCATATCTGGTTTGTCTGAGCTATTCACCTGGACAGCCATTTGCTTATCACATTTCAGATTTAGACGTGCAATGAAACTCCAAGGCCGGTCCCTTGAAACTTTAGGTTACAGGTCAACGACCGGCGAATGGGGCTCCTTATACGCGGTTGTATTCAACGTATTTGTTTTAATCGCCCAACTGTGGGTTGCAATGATACCGATGGATAACGGTGGTAAGTTTAGCGTAAAGTCTCTATTCAAATCCTGCCTGGCATTGCCATTGTGGTTATCTATGGCTGTTGGTTATATGATAGTTACGAAGAACTGGACCATATTAAATCCATTGAGCTCGATATCTGTAGACTCGCATAGACGCAGTTACGATGTTGAAGTTATGAAACAAGAAGACTTAGAGTATAAACAAAAGATGAAGCGTAGTAAATGGTATGTGAGAATGTCATATACTTGGTGTTGA
- the RSM10 gene encoding mitochondrial 37S ribosomal protein uS10m (similar to Ashbya gossypii AGR035C) yields MLASRTAMRAFKRLNSTLKTPTPNPLSFSVADGESGSKNISMLDSKDVPLPKSVQAVYFQPLKLPIQHGDLVADLQLRSYGKDNLDFFANFILRVGYYLGMPMTGPKPLPTRRERWTVIRSPFAQAKSKENFERHTHKRLIRVWDTNPEIVELWLSYITKHSIAGVGMKCNVFQRSTIEADHSIEDIDLPVLDEIKSMDEMVGAKIVDLLNNPEFKKHL; encoded by the coding sequence ATGCTAGCTTCCAGAACAGCCATGAGAGCTTTTAAAAGGTTGAACTCAACACTGAAGACACCCACACCAAACCCTCTATCATTTTCGGTAGCTGACGGTGAATCtggttcaaaaaatatatcaatgCTTGATTCAAAAGATGTTCCTTTACCTAAATCTGTGCAAGCTGTTTATTTCCAGCCATTAAAACTACCTATTCAGCATGGCGACTTAGTTGCAGACCTACAGTTGAGGTCTTATGGGAAAGATAACCTGGATTTCTTCGCGAATTTTATTCTCAGGGTCGGATATTACCTGGGGATGCCAATGACAGGTCCTAAACCATTACCCACTAGAAGAGAACGTTGGACGGTGATAAGATCGCCTTTTGCACAAGCTAAATCAAAGGAGAATTTTGAACGGCATACTCATAAGAGACTAATCCGTGTTTGGGATACAAATCCAGAGATTGTAGAATTGTGGTTGAGTTATATTACGAAACATAGCATTGCTGGTGTTGGTATGAAATGCAATGTATTTCAAAGATCGACTATCGAGGCGGACCATTCTATAGAGGATATCGATCTACCTGTACTGGATGAGATAAAATCCATGGATGAAATGGTGGGCGCCAAAATCGTCGACTTGTTGAATAATCCAGAATTCAAGAAGCACTTGTAA